A region of Gemmatimonadota bacterium DNA encodes the following proteins:
- a CDS encoding adenosylhomocysteinase encodes MAQELPTTIELPDYSGLPYKVADLSEAELGHREIAIAEQEMPGLMAVREKYAREQPLRDTRIMGSLHMTIQTAVLIQTLRALGAEIRWASCNIFSTQDHAAAAIADDGVPVFAWKGESLEEYWACTLQALTFEGGTGPTQIVDDGGDATLLIHRGVEAEDDPSILDEPTDNRELQIINEILRRQLDRNPRFWHDMSANIRGVSEETTTGVHRLYQMMEDGKLLFPAINVNDSVTKSKFDNLYGCRESLADGLKRALDVMVAGKTVVVCGYGDVGKGCAQSMRGFGARVVITEIDPICALQAAMEGYEVTTIEDVLDQGQIFVTTTGNRDIIRVEHMEHMQDQAIVCNIGHFDNEIQVDALNEFPGIVKQAIKPQVDKYVFPDGRAVFLLAEGRLVNLGCATGHPSFVMSSSFTNQVIAQIDLRLNEHETGVTTLPKHLDEEVARLHLQKLGVKLTRLSRNQADYIGVPIEGPYKPDHYRY; translated from the coding sequence ATGGCGCAGGAATTGCCGACCACCATCGAGTTGCCCGACTATTCCGGCCTGCCTTACAAGGTGGCCGACCTGTCTGAGGCGGAACTGGGACACCGAGAAATCGCCATCGCAGAACAGGAGATGCCCGGGCTGATGGCCGTCCGCGAGAAATACGCCCGCGAACAGCCGTTGCGGGACACGCGGATCATGGGTTCCCTCCACATGACGATCCAGACCGCCGTGCTCATCCAGACACTCAGGGCCCTCGGTGCCGAGATTCGGTGGGCTTCCTGTAACATCTTCTCGACCCAGGACCACGCGGCGGCCGCCATCGCGGACGACGGCGTTCCCGTCTTCGCGTGGAAGGGGGAGAGCCTGGAGGAATACTGGGCCTGCACGCTGCAGGCGCTGACCTTCGAAGGCGGAACCGGCCCCACGCAGATCGTGGACGACGGCGGCGATGCCACGCTCCTCATTCACCGCGGCGTGGAGGCCGAGGACGACCCCTCCATCCTGGATGAACCCACGGACAACCGGGAACTGCAGATCATCAACGAAATACTCCGGCGGCAGCTGGACCGGAACCCGCGGTTCTGGCACGATATGAGCGCGAACATACGCGGCGTCTCCGAAGAGACGACCACGGGCGTCCACAGGCTGTACCAGATGATGGAGGACGGCAAGCTCCTGTTCCCGGCCATCAACGTCAACGACTCGGTGACCAAGTCCAAGTTCGACAATCTCTACGGCTGCCGTGAATCGCTGGCGGACGGTCTCAAGCGCGCCCTGGACGTCATGGTCGCCGGGAAGACGGTCGTCGTCTGCGGATACGGCGACGTGGGCAAGGGATGCGCCCAGTCGATGCGGGGATTCGGCGCGCGCGTGGTGATCACGGAGATCGATCCCATCTGCGCGCTTCAGGCCGCCATGGAAGGCTACGAGGTGACCACCATCGAGGACGTGCTGGACCAGGGCCAGATCTTCGTTACGACTACGGGGAACCGGGACATCATCCGCGTCGAGCACATGGAGCACATGCAGGACCAGGCCATCGTCTGCAACATCGGGCACTTCGACAACGAAATCCAGGTGGACGCACTGAACGAATTTCCGGGTATCGTGAAACAGGCCATCAAGCCTCAGGTGGACAAGTATGTATTCCCCGACGGCCGCGCCGTTTTCCTGCTCGCGGAGGGGAGACTGGTGAACCTGGGATGCGCGACGGGTCACCCTTCCTTTGTCATGTCCAGTTCCTTCACCAACCAGGTGATCGCGCAGATCGACCTGCGGCTCAATGAACACGAAACCGGCGTGACGACCTTGCCGAAACACCTGGACGAGGAGGTGGCCAGGCTGCACCTGCAGAAACTGGGCGTGAAACTGACCCGGTTGTCCCGGAACCAGGCGGATTACATCGGCGTCCCCATCGAAGGCCCCTACAAACCCGATCATTACCGATACTGA
- a CDS encoding divalent metal cation transporter, giving the protein MSREYDPYALLPEHVRKPPTDRWSTIRQLGPGLLLTGSIVGSGELIATTRLGAEVGFVVLWLILLSCAVKVPVQSELGRHAIATGQTTFVAFNKVPGPRLRVSWLVWGSLFLLLWSTMQVGGIFGTMSLSLDLIFPVFGNTSWLIILTLVGMGLGLVGQYMTLERITTILVALFTFTTLASALLLFWTPYAVSPGVILDGLRFALPPDGAVTAFAVFGITGVGASELLLYPYWCVEKGYARSAGPRDGSPDWRARALGWIGVMKKDVWLCMVIYTLATLAFFFLGAAVLHAQGMVPEGFGTVQILSGMYTETLGNWAFYLFGVGAFVVLFSTYFVTIVGQSRMLADALSVLGLVTYARPNDRQRVVRLIGVLLPLVYLVLYVLWSAPVTMVIIGALMQTILLPAIGWAALYFSRTTAREAGVPPSRLLLVALTAATLIMAAFAIYAVWVRF; this is encoded by the coding sequence ATGTCCCGTGAATACGACCCTTATGCGCTGCTCCCCGAACATGTGAGAAAACCGCCCACCGACCGGTGGTCGACGATCCGCCAGCTCGGGCCGGGCCTGCTGTTGACCGGTTCCATCGTGGGTTCCGGCGAACTCATCGCCACCACCCGGCTCGGCGCCGAGGTCGGTTTCGTGGTGCTATGGCTCATTCTCCTGAGCTGTGCCGTCAAGGTGCCAGTACAGAGCGAACTCGGCCGCCACGCCATCGCTACGGGCCAGACTACTTTCGTCGCCTTCAACAAAGTTCCGGGACCGCGTCTGCGTGTTTCGTGGCTCGTATGGGGAAGCCTTTTTCTCCTGCTCTGGAGCACGATGCAGGTCGGCGGTATTTTCGGTACGATGAGCCTGTCGCTGGACCTGATCTTTCCAGTCTTCGGAAATACGTCCTGGCTGATCATACTCACTCTGGTCGGCATGGGGCTCGGGCTCGTAGGGCAGTACATGACGCTGGAGCGGATTACCACAATCCTGGTGGCCCTCTTTACCTTCACCACGCTGGCCAGCGCGCTGCTCCTGTTCTGGACCCCCTACGCCGTATCGCCCGGCGTAATCCTCGACGGGCTGCGTTTCGCCCTGCCGCCGGACGGAGCCGTTACGGCCTTCGCCGTCTTCGGCATTACCGGCGTCGGCGCTTCCGAACTCCTGCTCTACCCGTACTGGTGCGTGGAAAAGGGATATGCCCGGTCGGCCGGACCCAGGGACGGCAGCCCGGACTGGCGGGCGCGCGCCCTGGGATGGATCGGCGTAATGAAGAAGGACGTGTGGCTGTGCATGGTCATCTACACGCTGGCCACGCTCGCCTTCTTCTTTCTCGGGGCGGCCGTGCTCCACGCCCAGGGGATGGTGCCCGAGGGATTCGGCACCGTGCAGATCCTCTCCGGCATGTACACCGAAACGCTGGGCAACTGGGCGTTCTACCTGTTCGGCGTAGGCGCTTTCGTAGTCCTCTTCTCGACCTATTTCGTCACCATCGTGGGACAGTCGCGCATGCTGGCGGACGCCCTTTCGGTCCTCGGCCTGGTGACCTACGCGCGGCCGAACGACCGGCAGCGCGTCGTGCGGTTGATCGGCGTCCTGCTGCCCCTGGTTTACCTCGTCCTCTACGTACTGTGGTCCGCGCCGGTCACCATGGTGATCATCGGCGCGCTGATGCAGACGATCCTCTTGCCGGCCATCGGGTGGGCGGCGCTCTACTTCAGCCGAACCACGGCGCGGGAAGCGGGCGTCCCCCCGTCCCGGCTTCTGCTGGTGGCGCTGACGGCCGCCACGCTGATCATGGCGGCTTTCGCGATCTACGCGGTGTGGGTAAGGTTCTAG